AAAGTGGGCCCAAAATCATCTTCTTCATTAACCACTGTGCTAGTCAAAGGTTTTGTGTTCGGCTTGGCCTCATATTTTCCTCCTGTTTCTTGAGACTTTTTAGATttctttttgagttttttaggttttttcttatttttcgaCCTTTTCAATTTTTTGCTTGAGTCATTGGTCTTTTCAACCCAGATTTCTTCTTCACTATCGCTCGTGTATGTGTCTGTATTAGATGAATCACTTGAACTTTCACTAGAGGATGAGGATTCTTCAGACGAAGATTCCGACGAGGAACTCATTTCCTTCTTTTTGGATTTagtcttctttttcttttttgattttttatttttcttcgatTTTTTCGACGACTTCTTTTTACCCTTCTTTGACTTTTTCTTTTTCGGACCTTGGTACGTATGCTCCAATAATTGGACATCGTCATCCTCGTCATCTGAATATTTCTCTGGATGTGATGGACTTTTCCCCCACACGTCTTCGACGCCCATTATGCCTATCTTCTCGCGTTCCTCTCTTCGTTGCTGCAAGTATTTTGTATCCTTCTTCATATAACCCTCGTTCCGATAATTCGATTTATATCCAAACCCATGGCGGGGTCTATCTTCAGGTGGTAGGTTTGCCGTAGGTTGCCCTCTGAAGGGATTATTGGTTCGGTCCTTGCTCTCGTTCTCTCTATATTTGTCATTAGGCCACCTCTCTGTTGCTTTTTCTTGCAAAGTATCTTCGCGATatgttttgcaatttttgccaaatttaacGGAATCCTTATCTTTGGACCTACTTTGTGAACGTCGCCTGTGTTTGTCCTCAGTTCTTTCACTGTTTCTGTAACTTCTGCCCTTGTTGCGTTGTCCTTTCCAGTTTGGCGACCTGCTTTCGGATTGTCTCCGGCTTCTATCTTTGCTTCCAATTTCATCCCTCTGTGGGTTcgaatttgacctagatcgccTGCGTCTGTCTTTGGATCTTGAACGCCTTCGACGTTCTGTCGGTGAACGGTGCCTACTTCGGGATCTGGTGCGAGATctcattgtttttatttatgtccAATCTATCTATTTCCTAAGTTTCGTTTTTATATGGAGAATTTTATCGATAATTCTCTTCTGAGAGCGATAAAATTACAAATGATTTTTGAGTAACAGCAATCGGTTGAacttcaaaatgtaataattaAAGGGGTGTTTCAATTAGGTGATGAATCGTCTCGTTTGTTTAATGTAAAAAAGCATATGTTATATAACAATTTCCAGGATTCACTGCATGAtcctgaatgaatgaatgaatcctGGTTATTTGCCttgtttcattaaaatttgaatacTGAATACGGGAACTGCAAAGGACAAAAATGAAACACGAAAAAGTATCCATTGCATCTCTGCATAGTTAGCAGCAGGTGGTAGTTTTGCAAACAACCGTGACTTTGCAGCTCAATAAAATTCTTAAGATTTGTGCacctaattttttaaataactgaTTATGCTTTAATATCATTTTTACAATCATTTATTTTAGAAATTGATAGATACTTACTATTGCATGTGTGTGTTCtccattttatttaatatttgttCAAAGTTATCAGGCCTGttccaattttcataaaagttcatatgtatttttttataagatttcATATGTAATATTTCGTACGTACCGGAGGATGTTTAAGTCCTTCACAGATcctaaatttgacaaaaaaaaatgtcgtcaaaatgggacagcagtttATAAAATAAACAGACCCTATTTTACTACTGCACTTAGCTTTTTGATTTTAAAGTTGTAAGTCCGAACATCTTCATATGGTTAATTAGAAAGTATGAAATATGGCATctacattttgatatcatttgACGTCTATTCGCCCTGTGTGACGTGTTACAATTTTCATTGAGTCGAAAACCTTCTATATTTTAGCAAACATAttaatatttttggttttgataTAAGATCCCGGCGTGTTTAAGATAAAGATGGGCTCATTCCGTAGAGAAAAGGAAGACGAAGAAGAGGGTGAGTACTTGATTGAGAAAGTAAATGGTGAAGCCGATAGCTTATCTTGCTAACAAATACCGCCTCATCGatagtagatttttttttgtgtgatgTGGACTGAGTAATGCCATTAGTGTCACACATAATTGTAAAAGGAAAAATGAAGTACTTCAAGATATTAACCAATTCTTCCTCAGGTCCTACCaacatttatcaaaatttggaaaaaacatCGGTATTGCAGGAAACAAGGGCTTTTAACGACACACCAGTGAATCCAAGAAAATGCATTCACATCTTAACCAAGATTTTATATCTAATCAATCAGGGAGAACAACTTGGTACACGAGAAGCAACCGACTGCTTCTTTGCCATGACGAAACTTTTCCAGTCTAAAGATGTGGTGTTGCGACGCATGGTCTACTTGGGCATCAAGGAGTTGTCGGGAGTGGCGGAAGATGTCATCATTGTTACCAGTTCATTGACCAAAGATATGACTGGCAAAGAAGATTTGTATCGTGCTGCAGCCATACGTGCCCTATGTAGCATCACTGACAACACCATGTTGCAAGCTGTCGAACGTTATATGAAACAATGCATTGTCGATAAGAATGCAGCAGTGTCGTGTGCGGCTCTGGTTAGTTCTCTTAGATTGGCCAGCACTGCTGGCGATGTAGTAAAGCGGTGGGCTAATGAAGCACAAGAGGCCTTGAACAGTGACAATATCATGGTACAATATCATGCTTTGGGTTTGTTGTACCATATCAGAAAATCCGATCGTTTGGCTGTTACCAAATTGGTTAACAAGCTTACGCGTAATTCAATGAAAAGTCCATATGCCGTTTGTATGCTGGTATGAAGCGATAAGTCAGTTTTTTGAGACCTTTTTTTAAGaggattttttattatttcagaTACGTATAGCATGTAAACTCATCGAAGAAGAGGATATATCCGCAGATGAAATGTCTGAATCTCCCATGTTCACTTTTATTGAATCTTGCTTGCGGCACAAAAGCGAAATGGTCATTTACGAAGCAGCACATGCTATTGTTAATTTGAAAAATACAAACGCCCGTGTCCTCTCGCCGGCATTTTCAATTCTGCAACTGTTTTGCAGTTCGCCAAAGGCTACATTGCGTTTTGCAGCTGTACGTACTTTAAATAAAGTGGCAATGACCCATCCTGCTGCAGTTACCACTTGCAATTTGGACTTAGAAGGCCTTATAGCGGACTCCAATCGTTCGGTTGCTACGCTTGCAATTACAACTTTGTTAAAAACCGGCGCCGAGTCGTCGGTGGAACGTTTAATGAAACAAATTTCTTCGTTTGTGGCCGAAATATCCGACGAATTTAAAGTAGTCGTTGTGCAAGCCATTTGCTCATTGTGCACAAAATATCCACGTAAGCACACGGTCCTTATGAATTTCCTGAGTGGCATGTTGCGCGAAGAGGGTGGCTTGGAATACAAAACTTCCATAGTCGACACTATTATCACGATCATTGAGGAGAATGCAGAGGCAAAGGAGTCCGGTCTATCGCATTTGTGCGAATTCATTGAAGATTGTGAACATGTCTCGCTGGCTGTTCGAATCTTGCATCTTTTGGGCAAGGAGGGGCCTTTTGCTAATCAACCTTCTAAGTATATACGATTTATCTACAATCGTGTCATTTTGGAGAGTCCCATTGTACGAGCTGCAGCAGTAACAGCATTGGCTCAATTTGGGGCTTCTTGTCCTGCCTTATTGGGCAATATAATGGTACTTCTTGGGCGCTGTCAGATGGATCCCGATGATGAAGTTCGAGATCGTGCTACTTATTATTTACATCTTCTGCAAACCGAAAAATCTGAACTATATAAACATTACATCATTGAGCGGGAAACATGTTCTTTAGCATTGTTGGAGAAGGCGCTTATTGATCACTTGAACGGTGATTGTAATACTGGATTTGATCTTACTATTGTTCCAAAAGCTGCCATTGTTAAGGAGGACATTAAGGATGAGGCAATGTTGGTTTCCAATGGTAAGCTAAGAGTACAGTAGTCGATTTTATATAGACCTCTTATGGTTAAAAATTTAACGATTTTTTAGCTCCTCGTGCCCCTAAAATTACACGAGAAGAAGAAAGTGCCGCACGTCTCGCTCAATTGCCTGGTATTCATGCACTAGGTCCCATACATCGCACAGCGCCAGCAATTCAACTTACAGAAAGTGAAACAGAATATACGGTGTCGTGCATTAAGCACATATTCCCAAATCATGTTGTATTCCAGGTGGGAGGGATATCAAATGTTGAAATAAgcttattattttaaaaatcatatttcgatTTTAGTTTGATTGTTTAAACACCTTATCGGAtcaatttttggaaaatgttcgCGTGGAACTAACAATTCCGGATGGTTTTATTACACGTGCAGTTATACCATGTCCCAAATTGCCCTACAATGAGCTACAAACAACATTTGTTATTGTAGAGTTCCCTCAAGATGTGGGAAGTTCCACAGGTACTgccattattttattaaataaggAAAAACGGCTAATTTTCCCATAAAATTTTTAGCTACTTTCGGGGCTACTTTAAGATTTTTGGTTAAAGACTGTGATCCCAATACGGGTGAACCAGATTCCGAAGATGGCTACGATGACGAATATATGCTTGAAGATATGGAGATAACAGTGGCAGatcaaatacaaaaaacaaagaagAGCAATTTCCAGGCTGTATGGGATGCTGCCGACACTGAAGGTAAGACAATTCAACTAAGATTTTTGGAATGTGCAAGTTCATTCATAAATAACTGGTTTCCAAAATCACAGAActttgttgttgatgttagaAATATGCCTAGCCAATAACGAA
This Stomoxys calcitrans chromosome 2, idStoCalc2.1, whole genome shotgun sequence DNA region includes the following protein-coding sequences:
- the LOC106087920 gene encoding NKAP family protein CG6066; this encodes MRSRTRSRSRHRSPTERRRRSRSKDRRRRSRSNSNPQRDEIGSKDRSRRQSESRSPNWKGQRNKGRSYRNSERTEDKHRRRSQSRSKDKDSVKFGKNCKTYREDTLQEKATERWPNDKYRENESKDRTNNPFRGQPTANLPPEDRPRHGFGYKSNYRNEGYMKKDTKYLQQRREEREKIGIMGVEDVWGKSPSHPEKYSDDEDDDVQLLEHTYQGPKKKKSKKGKKKSSKKSKKNKKSKKKKKTKSKKKEMSSSSESSSEESSSSSESSSDSSNTDTYTSDSEEEIWVEKTNDSSKKLKRSKNKKKPKKLKKKSKKSQETGGKYEAKPNTKPLTSTVVNEEDDFGPTLRHTGGLNQKDFGRALLPGEGAAMAAYIAEGKRIPRRGEIGLTSEEIATFESVGYVMSGSRHRRMEAVRIRKENQIYSADEKRALAMFSKEERQKRENKILSQFKDMVNSKLHAKEKK
- the LOC106087936 gene encoding coatomer subunit gamma produces the protein MGSFRREKEDEEEGPTNIYQNLEKTSVLQETRAFNDTPVNPRKCIHILTKILYLINQGEQLGTREATDCFFAMTKLFQSKDVVLRRMVYLGIKELSGVAEDVIIVTSSLTKDMTGKEDLYRAAAIRALCSITDNTMLQAVERYMKQCIVDKNAAVSCAALVSSLRLASTAGDVVKRWANEAQEALNSDNIMVQYHALGLLYHIRKSDRLAVTKLVNKLTRNSMKSPYAVCMLIRIACKLIEEEDISADEMSESPMFTFIESCLRHKSEMVIYEAAHAIVNLKNTNARVLSPAFSILQLFCSSPKATLRFAAVRTLNKVAMTHPAAVTTCNLDLEGLIADSNRSVATLAITTLLKTGAESSVERLMKQISSFVAEISDEFKVVVVQAICSLCTKYPRKHTVLMNFLSGMLREEGGLEYKTSIVDTIITIIEENAEAKESGLSHLCEFIEDCEHVSLAVRILHLLGKEGPFANQPSKYIRFIYNRVILESPIVRAAAVTALAQFGASCPALLGNIMVLLGRCQMDPDDEVRDRATYYLHLLQTEKSELYKHYIIERETCSLALLEKALIDHLNGDCNTGFDLTIVPKAAIVKEDIKDEAMLVSNAPRAPKITREEESAARLAQLPGIHALGPIHRTAPAIQLTESETEYTVSCIKHIFPNHVVFQFDCLNTLSDQFLENVRVELTIPDGFITRAVIPCPKLPYNELQTTFVIVEFPQDVGSSTATFGATLRFLVKDCDPNTGEPDSEDGYDDEYMLEDMEITVADQIQKTKKSNFQAVWDAADTEEWVEAEDTYSLSTVNTLQEAVNTIIKFLGLGPANLSEKVPEGVATHTLLCSGTFRGGAEILVRAKLALSDGVTMQLTVRTTYPEVAELVTAAIG